The Malus domestica chromosome 10, GDT2T_hap1 genome contains a region encoding:
- the LOC103445755 gene encoding probable glutathione S-transferase, with protein MADEVVLLDFWPSPFGMRLRIALAEKGVEYEYKDEDVRNKSPLLLQMNPVHKKIPVLIHNGKPVCESLIALQYIDEVWNDKAPLLPSDCYLRAQARFWADYVDKKIYEFGRKLWTTKGEEQDAAKKEFLDCMGVLEGELGDKPFFGGETIGFMDVALIPFYSWFLLYEKFGNFSVEALHPKFIAWVKRCMEKESVSKSLPEQEKVYDFVMLMRKKLGME; from the exons ATGGCGGATGAGGTAGTTTTGTTGGATTTCTGGCCTAGCCCATTTGGGATGAGGCTGAGGATTGCTCTGGCTGAGAAGGGCGTTGAGTATGAGTACAAAGATGAGGACGTGAGGAACAAGAGCCCGCTGTTGCTGCAGATGAACCCGGTTCACAAGAAGATCCCGGTTCTCATTCACAATGGAAAGCCAGTCTGCGAGTCCCTCATTGCGCTTCAGTACattgatgaggtttggaatgatAAGGCTCCACTCTTGCCCTCTGACTGTTACCTCAGAGCCCAGGCCAGGTTCTGGGCTGACTACGTCGACAAGAAG ATATATGAGTTTGGGAGGAAGCTTTGGACAACGAAAGGAGAAGAACAGGACGCAGCAAAGAAGGAATTCCTTGACTGCATGGGCGTGTTAGAAGGAGAGCTCGGAGACAAGCCTTTCTTTGGGGGCGAGACCATTGGATTCATGGACGTGGCGCTTATTCCATTCTATAGCTGGTTTCTTTTGTATGAGAAATTTGGCAACTTCAGTGTTGAGGCGTTGCACCCAAAGTTTATTGCCTGGGTTAAGAGGTGCATGGAGAAGGAGAGCGTGTCCAAATCGCTCCCCGAACAGGAAAAGGTCTACGATTTCGTCATGCTTATGAGGAAAAAGCTTGGAATGGAGTAG